The Variovorax sp. S12S4 genome includes the window TACGACCCGTTCAAGGACTTCACCGCCATTTCGATGGGCGGACGCGGACCGCTGGTGCTCTCGGTGAGCACCACCGTGCCGGCCAGCAACGTGAAGGAGCTCATCGCCTACGTGAAGGCCAACCCGGGCAAGGTGAGCTACGCCTCCTTCGGCGCGGGCACCTCGTCGCACATCTACGGCGAAGCCTTCGTGAAGAAGGCCGGCATCGACGCGGTGCACATTCCCTACAAGGGCGGCTCGGACGCGGCCAAGGACCTGATCGGCGGCCGCGTGCAGTACATGTTCGATTCGGCCTCGTCGGCCCTCATCACCTCGGGCACCGGCAAGGTGAAGATCCTGGCCATTGCCGCGAACGCGCGCATTGCGGCCCTGCCCGACGTACCCACCTTCGCCGAGCAAGGCGTGGCGGGGCTCGACCTGCCGAGCTGGCTCGGCTTCTACGGCCCCGCGCACATGCCGGCGCCGGTGGTTGCCAGGCTCAATGCGGCGCTCACGCAGGTGCTGGCGATGCCGCAGGTGCGCGACTTCTACCGCTCGGGCGGCTACGAAGCCGGCGCCTCCACGCCGGAGGAATTTGCAAGCGTCACGCGGTCGAGCTACGAGCGCTGGGGCGCGATGGTGCAGCAGGTGGGGTTGGCCAGGCAATGAACCACTCGCGCTTCTTCAACCGTCGCCGCATGGCCGCGTGCCTTGGCCTCGGCATCGCACTTGGCGCAACCGCATTGCCGCCCAGCACGCTCGCGGCCGAGCCCACGGCCTTCCCCGAAAAGGGCCGCAGCATCCGCATCGTGCTCGGCCTTGCGGCGGGCGGCGCCTCCGACGCGCAAGCGCGCTTCGTCGCCAACAAACTCGGCGAAGTGCTGCAGACACCGGTAATCGTCGAGAACCGGCCAGGCGCGAGCTTCATCCTGGCCACCGAGGAAGTGATTCGCGCCGCACCCGACGGCTACACGATGATGTACGCGCCCTCTTCCGTGGTGGCGCAAAACCCGCAGACACTGGCACAGGTGCGCTACGACCCGTTCAAGGACCTCACGCCCATCTCGCTCGGCGCACGCGGGCCGCTGGTGCTCACGGTGCATGCGAGCGTGCCGGCGCGCACGGTGCAGGAGCTCGTGGCCTACATCAAGGCCAACCCCGGCAAGATGAGCTACGCGTCCTTCGGCACCGGCACCTCGTCGCACATCTACGGCGAGGCCTTCGCGCAGAAGGCGGGGCTGGATGTGGTGCATGTGCCCTACAAGGGCGGCGCCGATGCCGCGAAAGACTTTCTTGCAGGTCGCGTGCAGTACTACTTCGACGCGGCGCCCAACGCCATCCAGAACACTGCCACCGGCAAGGTCCGCATGCTGGCGGTGGCCGCGCCGAAGCGCAGCGCAATGCTGCCCGACGTGCCCACCATGACAGAACAAGGCGTTGCCGGCGTCGATATGCCGAGCTGGCTCGGCTTCTTCGGGCCCGCGCGCATGCCGGCGCCCGTGGTCGCCAAGCTCAACGGCGCGCTCGCGCAGGTGCTGGCGATGCCCGCCACGCGCGACTTCTTCCGCCAGGGTGCTTATGAAGCAGAGTCTTCGAGCCCCGCGCAGTTGGCCGAGCTCACGCGTACCACCTACGACCAGTGGGGCGACATGATCCGCAAGCTGGGGCTGGTGAAGCAATAGCAAAAGCTCCAGCTTAAAAAGATATTAAAAACTCTGGGGCATCATCCGCACTGCTTTTCACGCGCCATACCCACGCCCCCAATGCACCTGCTCCTGGTCGAAGACGATGCCATGCTGGGAGAGGCGGTGTGCGACGGCGCGCGCCAGGGCGGCTGGACCATTGACCATGTCTGCGATGCGCCCGCGGCCCGGCTCGCGCTCATCGACCATGCCTACGCCGCCGTGCTGCTCGACATCGGGCTGCCGGGCGAGTCGGGGCTCTCGGTGCTGCGCGCGATGCGCGGCCGCTACGACCCCACGCCCGTGCTGATGCTGACTGCGCGCGGCCAGCTCAGCGAGCGCATCCACGGGCTCGACGCGGGCGCCGACGACTACATCGTCAAGCCCTTCCAGTTCGACGAGCTCTGGGCGCGCGTGCGCTCGGTGATCCGGCGCAGCCAGGGCCGCGTGATCCCGGTGTTTTCGCACGGCGACATCGAGGTCGACCGCAGCCGCCGCGTGGTGTCGAAGGCCGGCGTCGAGGTGACGCTGAGCGCGCACGAATACCGCACGCTGCTGGCGCTGCTCGAGCGGCCCGGCCACGTGGTCACGCGCGACCATCTGCAGGACGCCGTCTACGGCAACGCGAGCGCGGTCGAGAGCAACACCATCGCGGTGTTTATTCACCAGCTGCGCCGCAAGCTCGGCGACGACCTGATCCGGACCGTGCACGGGCACGGCTACGTGGTGGGCCAGCCGCGTCCATGAGACTGAACTCGCTGCAGGCGCGGATGATCATGGTGATCGCCGCGACCATCGCGCTGTGCTGGGCGGTGGCGCTCGCGGTGCTGTTCGTCTATCTCACGCACAACAGGAACAGCATCTGGGACGACAAGCTCCAGACCATCGCCACGCGCATCCTGCTGACCATTCCCGGCGAAGACAAGCTCAAGGGGCTGCGGCCGCGCGCCAACGGCCTGCAGCTGCGCGATGAAGCGCTGCCCGAGAGCGAGGCGCTCGCGTTCCAGATCTGGCTCGACGACGACCGCCTGCTCGTGCGCTCGCCCGGCGCGCCCGACACCCCGCTGCGGCCAGGCTTCGCCGGAGGCGCGGCCACCAGCGTGATCGGGGGCGCGCGATGGCGCGTCTACTCCGTCTCGGACAAGACCGGCCGCGTGCATGTGCAGGTGGGCAATCTGCACAGCGTGGTCGACGCCGAGCTGCGCGGGGATGCGATGACCGCGCTGGTCATCAACACGCTGTTGCTGTTGCTCGTGGGGGCGCTGATGTGGTTTGTGGTACGCCGTTCGCTCAAGCCGGTGCTGGCACTGGGCGAGCAGATGCGCCAGCGGCGCAGCTTCGACCTCACGCCGCTGTCTCCGGCGCCGCTGCCGCGCGAACTGCATCCGCTTGTGGTCTCCTTCAACCATGCGCTGCGGCAGCTCGACGAGGCGGTCGAGGGCGAGCGCCGCTTCATCGGCGACGCGGCGCACGAGCTGCGCACGCCGCTCTCGGCGCTGCAGGCGCAGGCCCAGATCGCGCTGCGCGCGCCCACTGCAGCAGAGAAGGACATCGCACTCGCCAAGCTGCTCGCCGTGGCCGAGCGCAGCACGCGCCTGTCGGAGCAGCTGCTCGATCTGGCGCGCCTCAATGCGGGCGCCAACGCGCCGCAGCATGCGCCGGCCGACCTGGGCGCGCTGGTGATGCACGTGGCGAACGAGTTCGACGTGCATGCGCTCCAGCACGCGCGCACCATCCTGCTCGATGCGCAGCCGTGCACCATCCGCTGCGACATCGACGAGATCGGCATCCTGCTGCGCAACCTGGTGGACAACGCGCTGCGCTACACGCCCAAGGGCGGGCGCGTGCGCGTGAGCTGCGGCCAGGAACCGGGCACGGCGCCGCCGCAGCAGCGGTGTGTCTACCTCGAAGTGGCCGACGACGGACCCGGCGTGCCCGCGTCGGAGCGCGCAGCCATCTTCAAGCGCTTTCACCGCGTGGCCGGGGCACCTTCGCGCGGCAGCGGCATCGGGTTGTCGCTGGTGGCGGGCATCGCCGAGGTGCACCGCGCAACCATCGAGACCGGCGCCGGGCTCGACGGCCAGGGCCTCGGCATTCGCGTGGTGTTTCCGCCGACGGACTCCGCCGGGGCTTTTGTGCCTCAGAACCTGTAGAGGTAGCCAACTCGCACGCCGGTCTGGCTCGACCGGCCGACCAGCGGGCTGTTCTTGATGCCGCTGCCGAGGCTGGTGCCGCTGACGTCCAGGAAGATTGTCTGCTTGGGCGCGACGGCGTAGTCCACGCGCAGGCCCAACTCGACGTTCGCGGCGGATTCGCCGTCGTACTGGGCGCGGTCCGCGCGCGATTCCGCTGCGCGCACGCCGTAGTAGTAGTCCACATACTTGCGATCGGCCCACTGCACCGCGACCCGCGGCGTGAAGCTGAAGGCACCCGAAGTGAAGCGACGATCGACCTGCAGCTTGACCCGTGTTCCCTTGCTGTGCCCGGAAGCGTCGGCCAGCAGCTCGGTCGACAGGTTGGCGAACTCGTTGCGCCAGATTGCCGCACCGCCGAGCCAGATGCTGGCCTTGCGCTCGTCCATGCCGGTCAGGTAGGGGGAGTCTTCGGCCTCGTAGCCGTCGGACGTGTATCGCGCGCGCAGCCGGAAGGACACCGGGCCAGCGGAAGGAAGCTTCAGGTCGAGGCTCGGGCCCGCAACGCTGACCCACCGGTTCTCGTAGGTGACCATTGGAATGACGACCCCCTTGTCGTCGAATTCTCGGTAGGGCTTGCGGTCCATTCCCGCTGCAATGCCAAGGCCCCACTGGGAGCCCCCGGCCTGGAATTTCTCTTCGTCGGACTGTGCCCATGCGGGCGGCATGCAGGTGGCGGAGACCACGCCAACGGCAACTGCCGTGAAGGCCAGGCGGCCATGAAAACGGGGGCCTCGGGCGGCAAGGCGGGTTTGCTTCTTCATCAGGATCCTCAGGGTGAAAAGTCGAAGGTTCGAAGCGGCACAGCCGCCTCGCCGCCGGATGCTGACCCTGAGGCTTTAATAACTCTTTAGACTTTTTAAGATTCGATGAATGCGCACGAAGCAGGTGCGAGGCTGCGAGCGCTCAGCCCAGAAAGCGCAGCAGCAGCCGGTTGAACTCATCGGCGCGCTCGTACTGCGCCCAGTGCCCTGCCCCGTCGATCACCACGCCTTCGCGCTGCGGCTGCCCGGCCGTGAGTTGCGCCACCAGCGGTCGCGGATCGGCGGTGACGTCGTACTCGCCCCACAGCAGCAGTTGCGGCCCGCCGATGGTGTCGAGCGCGGCCTGCAGCCCTCCCGCCTGCGATACCTCCTTGCTGCGAAAACGCGTGCCGTGGCAGGAGATGTCGTGAATCTCGAAAGCCAGCGCATCGATGGCGGCCTTGTCGTGCAGCATGAGCGCGGCCAGGTTGTGCAGCAGCGCGGCGCGTTCTTCCTCACGATTCGGTGCGGCACGCCAGTTGATCATCTGCGCCGCCATGCGCCGCATCGTGCCGTGGCCTCCGCTGCCCACGAGCACCAGGCGCCGGATGGCACCGCGACGCACGGCAAACCGCGCTGCGGTGAGCCCGCCGAAGGAGAAACCGCCCAGGTCGATCGGCGTGCCGGCGCCGATCAGCTGGTCGAGCGATCCACCCAGCGCATCGAGCAAGGGCCCGAGCGGGTCTTCGCCGGGCGCTGCATGAGGCGGCGCATCCGAATCGTTGAAGCCGGGCATGTCGGGCAACCACAGCGTGCGGCCGGCCGAAAGTGCTTCGACATTGCGCAGCCAGTGCATCCAGCTGCCGTGGCCGCCGTGCAGCAGCACCAGCGGCGGATTGGGGCTTTCTTCTTCAGCGCCGAAGCGACGCCAGCAGACGCGGATGCCGCCGTGCACCACGTCATGGCGCGTGCCGGTGGCGGCGATGCGTTCGATGAGCAGGCGGGCTTCGCTGCTCGAGCCTGGAGTGGAATTCGAATCGGGGATGGAAGGCATCGCCCGATTCTGCCAACTGGCGGTTCTTCTAGCTGGCGGCCGCGCCAAAACGGTAGCTCGACACCACGAGCCCGCCCATGAAGTCGTCTTCGTGATAGATGCGTTCGCCCGCTTCCTGCTCGGCCGCGCCGACCGCCACCATGAGCGGAATCAGGTGTTCCTCGCGCGGATGCGCCATGCGGGCCGACGGGGCCGAAGCCCACTCTTGCAGCCGCTGCACGCTCCTGCGGCGCCGCCTGCACAGCGGTGTCGTCGAGCCAGTCGCCAAACGCCTTCGAAACGCCGTGCGCCTGCGGGCCGAAGTTGCGCAGGTTGTGATAGCTGAGGCCGCTGCCGACGATGAGCACGTTTTCATCCCGCAACGGCCCAAGCGCGCGGCCGAGCGCCAGGTGCTCCGCCGGGTCGAGCCCGCGCTTGAGCGACAGCTGCACCACCGGCACGCTGGCGTCGGGGTACATGGCCGCCATGGGCGAGAACATGCCGTGGTCGAAGCCGCGCTCGGGGTCGATGGCCGCTGGCAGCCCGGCCGCAGTCAGGAGCGACTGCACGCGCTGAGCGAGCTGGGGCGAGCCGGGCGCGTCGTAGCGCACTTCATACGTGTGCGCGGGAAAGCCGCCGTAGTCGTAGATCATCGGCGGGCGCGGGTTGCCCTGCACGGTGAAGACCGGTGCCTCCCAATGGGCCGACACCATGAGGATGGCGCCGGGCGTGCGGCCGATCTGGCGCGGCATGTCGGCCAGCGAGGCGGCCAGCTGGTCATAGACGCCGCCCATCTCTTTCTTCATCCAGGGCCAGGGGCCGCCGCCATGCGAGATGAAATACGTGGGCAGGCGGGAGGTGTTGTCGTCGTGGGTCAAGCCGATGCTCCTTGAAAGCGTTGCATCGACTTTAGCTGCAGCTATCGATCTATGTGGATCAGCGGGCTTCGGGCAGGCGCCCGAGCCAGAGGGATGTCAGCGCCGCCCGGTTATGCACGCCGAACTTGGCATAGATCGACTTCACGTGGATGTGCGTCGTATTCGGGCTTTGGCCCAGATTGGCTGCAATCACTTTCTCCGCCCTTCCCTCGAGCAGCCCCAGCAAGACCTTGCGCTCCGTTGCGGTGAGCGGCGCGTTCGCGATGAGGAGCCCGTGGCTGAGCAATTGCTGGCGATAGAACCACCGCAGCCCGCGAAGCGCCAGGCCGAAAGGCTTCTTGTCCGCCGATGAGAACCGCGGACTTTCCGTGCTCCGGAAAATGAAAAGATGCACCCGCACATCGGCGTTGATCGCGCAGCGCATCGACATGCTGTCCGCGTGCCCGACGTCCAGGTAGTGGCGCTGGTAGTGGGGTCCGTCGAACCACTCGGGAGGCAGCGCTTCAAACAGCAACTGTGTGCGGAACGGTTCCTCGCCGGCCACCGCAAGGATCTGAGAGAGGTCGATAGACGGCGACCACAAGGTGTCGAACTGCTCCTGCACCGAGGCGGCCATCGTCGGCAAGGGCCGCAGGAGCCGGACGTACAGCGGACGCCAGCCGTTCAGCGCGTCGCCCACCGCGGGGCTTGGCAGCCGCACGACCACTGACCAGAGCGCGTTGTGCGCGCCGAAGATCGAACACAGGCTGCCGAGCAGGTGCTCCAGCGCTTCATCGCCATCGCCGATGGGGTAGTTCGCGAGCTTGTCCCACAGCGCGTAGATCTGCTCGGTGCAATCGGGCATCGAAGGCTGTGCGGCGGGCTCAACTCCTGCGTTCAATTGATCACCTGTTTAGGTTATTACGCGACGCAGCCCGCCTGCCTACGATTCGTCGATGAATCGGCCCCGCATCGTATGGCATTTGACGGACCTTGTGCCCCTGGTGCGGGCGTGGTGTAGGTACCCTGTGCAATGACGGCCCCGGAACAGATTCCCGCCGCCGAGCTGTCGGAGCTGATCGGTGCGATCTACGACTGTTCCCTCGATCCGCAGCGGTGGGCTGCAACATGCGAAATGATCGCGCAGCGTTGTGACAGCGCTGCGGGCGGCATTTGCGTGCACGACCTGAAGCAGACCCAGAACGACCAGTTGTACGTCTTCGGCTATGAGCCGGAATTTCTGCAGAAGCTCGGCGCCAGGTACGCCGAGAGCCCGATGGCCGCGGCGGACGTCCTCTCGAACCTGGGGGAAGTGAGCGCGCTGTCGATGGAGCGTTTCCATCTGCATGACAGCTGCTTCTACCGCGAGGTGCTGCAGCCGCACGGCGTGCTCGACATCATGTGGTTTCCGGCGCTGCGCACCGGCGGGCGCATGGCGTCGCTGCACGCGTCGCGCGGCGACAAGTCGCTGCACTACCAGCAGAGCGACCTTGCCCTGTTCAAGTTCCTTGCGCCGCATGTCTGCCGTGCCCTGGCGATTTCCGATGCGCTGGACATCCAGGTGATGAATTCCGAGGTGCTGAAAAAGACCCTCGACGGACTGGCGGCCGGCGTGTTCCTGGCGGCACGCGACGGCCACGTTGTGTACATGAACACCGCCGCGGAGCGACAGGTCAGGTCGGGCACGGCAATGCGACTGGTCGACAACCGGTTGTCCCCGGTGTATCCGGCGGCTCGTGCCGCGCTGACACAGGCGATCCAGGATTCAGGCCGCGAGGGTGCCGACATGCACGCCATGGATCATGCGATCGGAATCCCCGATGGAACCGGCGGGGGCTACGTCGCCACCTTGCTGCCCATTGCCGATGGCCGGCGCGCCGGCGTCCTCGCACCATTCGCGGCGAGTGTTGCCGTGTTCATGCAAGACCCCGTGCAGCCGCCGCTGATGCCAGGGGAGGCATTCGGACGGCTGCATGGGCTCACCGGCGGCGAACTGCGCGTGCTCATGGCGCTGTCGCAAGGCCTCGGCGGCACCGAGGCCGCCGGCATGCTGGGCGTGGGCGAACCGACCATTCGCACCCACCTGCAGAGGATCTATTCCAAGACCGGGACGTCCAGGCAAGGGGACCTGCTGCGCCTGCTGCACCACTCGACACCTCCGACGCGGCACCAGACGCGCCTGGCGGATTGAGCGGCCTCGGATGGCCTTGGCAGGAGGCCTGACGCGAACGATGTATGCCGCCGCGTCATCGCTTCCGATGACGCGGCGGCTGCGGTGGACGCCTACGCTCGCGCACCAATATCTACAACAAGAGGGTTTGCCATGTTCGACCGCACCGTTCGGCGCCTGTCCGCAGCAAAACGCGCAATCATGCTTCGGCTCTCAAAGCGGTCGCAGCTCATCGGATCCTTCGCCACAGGGGCGGTGGTTTCCGGCGCTCTCCTGACCTTTGCGATGAACAGCCCGGCCGTCGGCGTCACGCCACCGACCGAACCGGCACCTGCAGCCGCGGCAGCCCGTTCAGTGCCGCGGCGCAGTCCAGACTCGACCTGCTGCGCAACCAGGCGGCGAGCGGCGACGAATTTTCGAACTGGGCACTCTCCAATGCCCTGCTGGACAAGTTCGACTCGACCGGCGACTCGGACGACCTCTACGAGGCCATGCTTTGGGTCGACAGGCGTGCGGACATGTACGCCAACCAGGAACTGGCGGCGCGCGTCGTCGGCCGCTACTGCGGGCACCGCGTGGTGCGCTGGCACTGGTTCTGTGTTCTGGGCGAATGACACCGGCCACTGCAGAGCGCAACGTCGTAACGCACCCTTTCGGGGCAAGGAACGCCGCCCCGGGATAAAGTCGCAGCTTCTCCCTGGAGACTGCACGCCTTGTTCCGTTTTTTCGAAAAACTCCTCCACCCCTATCCCGCTGCCGAACCGGCGCTTCCCCCGACGGGCTTCTTCGCCTTCTTGTGGGCCTGCACGCAGGGCCTGCGTCTCAAGATGGCCGCCATGGCGGTGCTTACCGCGGCCATTTCCACCTTCGAGGCGCTGCTGTTCGCCGTGCTCGGGCGCGTGGTCGACTGGCTCGGCGGCCAGGTGCCTTCGCGGCTGTGGGCAGACCGCGGCGACACGCTGATGTGGCTGGCCGCGCTGCTGGTCATCAGCATCGGCGTGGTCGCGCTGCAAACCATCGTCAAGCACCAGACGCTGGCGGTGAACCTGCCGATGCGCCTGCGCTGGAACTTTCACCGGCTGATGCTGGGCCAGAGCATGGCCTTCTACCAGGACGAATTTGCGGGCCGCATCACGGCCAAGGTGATGCAGACCGCGCTCGCGGTGCGCGACACCCTCTTTGTGCTGGCCGACGTGGTGGTGGCCATGGGCGTGTACGTGGTGACCATCATCGTGCTGGTGAGCGTGCTCGACGTGCAGCTGGTGCTGCCGTTCATCGTCTGGCTGGTTCTGTATGCGGTGTCGCTGATGTACTTTGTGCCGCGCCTGGGCAAGGTGGGCAAGGCGCAGGCCGATGCGCGGGCGCTGATGACCGGCCGCGTGACCGACGCCTACACCAACATCGCCACCGTCAAGCTGTTCTCGCACACGCAGCGCGAAGCCGGCTTTGCGCGCGAAGCCATGCGCGAGTTCATGTACACGGGCTATGGGCAGATGCGGCTGGTGAGCGCCTTCGAAATCGTCAACCACACGCTCAGCATGGGCCTGACCGCCGGCATGGCCGGCACGGCGCTGTGGCTGTGGTCGAACGGCACCGTGGGCGTGGGTGCCGTGGCCGCGGCCACCGCCATGGCACTGCGCCTGCAAGGCATGTCGCACTGGATCATGTGGGAGATGACCAGCCTGTTCGAGAACATCGGCACCGTGCAGGACGGCATGAAGACGCTGTCGCGCCCACGCATCGTGCTGGACGCACCCGATGCCGGCGTGCTCCATGTGCCGCGCGGCGAGGTGCGCTTCGAGCATGCGAGCTTCCGCTATGCCGATGCGGGCCGCCGCGTCATCGACGACCTGAACCTGGTTGTGAAGCCGGGCGAAAAGATCGGCCTGGTCGGCCGCTCGGGCGCGGGCAAGTCGACGCTGGTCAACCTGCTGCTGCGCTTTCATGACCTGGAAAGCGGCCGCATCCTGATCGACGGGCAGGACATTGCCCACGTGACGCAGGATTCGCTGCGCAGCCACATCGGCATGGTCACGCAGGACACGTCGCTCATGCACCGTTCGGTCGCCGACAACATCGCCTATGGCCGGCCCGACGCCACGCAGGAGCAGATCGAGGCCGCCGCCAAGCGTGCCGAAGCGCACGAATTCATCCAGACGCTGGGCGACGCCACCGGCCGGCGCGGCTACGAGGCGCACGTGGGCGAACGCGGCGTGAAGCTGTCGGGCGGGCAGCGCCAGCGCGTGGCCATTGCGCGGGTGATGCTGAAGGACGCGCCGATCCTGCTGCTCGACGAGGCCACCAGCGCGCTCGACTCCGAGGTGGAAACCGCCATCCAGCAAAGCCTGTACCGGCTGATGGAAGGCAAGACCGTGATTGCCATTGCGCACCGCCTCTCGACCATTGCGGCGATGGACCGGCTCATCGTGCTCGACGAAGGCCGCGTGGTGGAAGAAGGCGACCACCGCTCGCTCATGGCGCAAGGCGGGCTGTACGCGCGACTGTGGGCGCACCAGAGCGGCGGCTTCCTGGGCGATTCGCTCGACGAAGACGAAGGCGAAGCGCTGCGGGCGTAGCCGGCTTCAGGTGGGCAACGCGCCGGCCTCGTATTGCGCCGCGAACTCGGCGCTCGGCGGAATCGGCTTGACGATGTCGATCAGCACGCCGTTCGGGTCGCTGGTAATGAAGTGGCGCTGGCCGAAGTCCTCGTCGCGCAGCGGCAGAAGAATCGGCAGGCCGGCCGCGGCGAGCCGGTCGTGAACGGCATCGGGATCGTCCACCTCGAAGTTGAGCAGCAGCCCGCCCGCCACTTGGCCGCGCGCGGGTGCGGGAATGGTTTCGTGCCGGCCGTCGAGCACAGCAAGGTTCACCGATGGATGTCCTGCCAGCTGCAGGTGCACGTACCACTCGCTGGTGAACAGCGGCGTGAAGCCGAAATGCGCCTGGTAGAAGCCGGCGGTTCCGGCCACGTCGTTGGTCATGATCACCGGGTAGTAGCTTGTCACTTTCATGGCGTCCATCCTTTCAATTAACATACAGCCTGCATGTAAGTTGAATATTAATCTACAGACAGCCTGTATGTAAATGCCTAAATCACTCGCCGACGCTCAATCCAGAACCAATCGCGAACGCACGGAAGCCACGCGCCTTGCGCTCATCGACGCTGCGCGCGCACTGTTCGTCAGCAAGGGCTACGGGGACACCTCGACGCCCGAGATCGCTGTTGCCGCCGGTATCACCCGTGGCGCGCTGTACCACCACTTTGCGGACAAGCGCGACCTGTTCAGGCAGGTGCTGGTGCGCGAAGCCGAAACCGTGGCCGCCGAGATCGAAGCGGCCACGCCAGGGCAGATGACGCCGCGCGACGCCCTGTTGGAAGGAAGCAAGGCCTACCTGAGTGCGATGAGCGTGCCGGGCCGAACGCGGCTGCTGCTCATCGAAGGCCCCGCCGTGCTGGGCCTGGAAGAACTCACGGCCATCGACGAAGCGACCTCGGCCGGCTCGCTGCGCCAGGGGCTGGAAAAAGCCGGCCTGGGCAAGGGAGAAGTCTCGCTCGACGCCCTCTCCCGGCTGCTCTCCGCAGCCTTCGACCGGGCCGCACTCGAGATGGATGCAGGCGCCGACGCGCAAGAAATCCGTTCGGCAATGCGCTGGCTGCTGGAGCAGGCGCTGGGCCCCGAGCCGCGCCGCAAGCCCGCGGCTTGAGGCTGCGCCGGCGGGGCACATGCGCTCGCCCGGGTCTTGGCGAGTCCTACAGCACAGGCCGCCCCTCGCCGACAGTAACCAGCC containing:
- a CDS encoding ABC transporter ATP-binding protein — its product is MFRFFEKLLHPYPAAEPALPPTGFFAFLWACTQGLRLKMAAMAVLTAAISTFEALLFAVLGRVVDWLGGQVPSRLWADRGDTLMWLAALLVISIGVVALQTIVKHQTLAVNLPMRLRWNFHRLMLGQSMAFYQDEFAGRITAKVMQTALAVRDTLFVLADVVVAMGVYVVTIIVLVSVLDVQLVLPFIVWLVLYAVSLMYFVPRLGKVGKAQADARALMTGRVTDAYTNIATVKLFSHTQREAGFAREAMREFMYTGYGQMRLVSAFEIVNHTLSMGLTAGMAGTALWLWSNGTVGVGAVAAATAMALRLQGMSHWIMWEMTSLFENIGTVQDGMKTLSRPRIVLDAPDAGVLHVPRGEVRFEHASFRYADAGRRVIDDLNLVVKPGEKIGLVGRSGAGKSTLVNLLLRFHDLESGRILIDGQDIAHVTQDSLRSHIGMVTQDTSLMHRSVADNIAYGRPDATQEQIEAAAKRAEAHEFIQTLGDATGRRGYEAHVGERGVKLSGGQRQRVAIARVMLKDAPILLLDEATSALDSEVETAIQQSLYRLMEGKTVIAIAHRLSTIAAMDRLIVLDEGRVVEEGDHRSLMAQGGLYARLWAHQSGGFLGDSLDEDEGEALRA
- a CDS encoding VOC family protein, whose protein sequence is MKVTSYYPVIMTNDVAGTAGFYQAHFGFTPLFTSEWYVHLQLAGHPSVNLAVLDGRHETIPAPARGQVAGGLLLNFEVDDPDAVHDRLAAAGLPILLPLRDEDFGQRHFITSDPNGVLIDIVKPIPPSAEFAAQYEAGALPT
- a CDS encoding TetR/AcrR family transcriptional regulator gives rise to the protein MPKSLADAQSRTNRERTEATRLALIDAARALFVSKGYGDTSTPEIAVAAGITRGALYHHFADKRDLFRQVLVREAETVAAEIEAATPGQMTPRDALLEGSKAYLSAMSVPGRTRLLLIEGPAVLGLEELTAIDEATSAGSLRQGLEKAGLGKGEVSLDALSRLLSAAFDRAALEMDAGADAQEIRSAMRWLLEQALGPEPRRKPAA